In Legionella cincinnatiensis, the DNA window TTATCTTTTTTGCTTTAGGACTTTTTACAAGTACGCAAGTAATTACTTATCCTTTAGTGGCTGAAAGTAATTCTATCGAAAACACTGGGGCAGCTACAGGCGTCGCTTCGGTTATTATTATGGGTGGGGGCGGAGTAGGGCAAGTATTATTTGGTTGGTTAATTGCACATCATGCCGGTCAATCAGTCACAACTTATACAGTCGCTGATTTTCAATTTGCTATGTGGATATTCCCAATAACAACTGTTGCAGCTTTAATTGCTGTATTAATAACCCGAGAAACATATTGCAAACGTTAAAGCTGAGGAGTAAAAATGCACATGGTGGATGAGTTTCAAGAATATAATGAGGTTAATAAATCATCCTTATTACCCTGGATGGTGTGTTTTGCAGCAACCTTATTTTTCTTCTATGAATTTATTCAAGGAAATATGTTTGCATCTATTGCTGCAAATATCATGCAAGATTATCGTATTCAAGCAGATAAAATGGCATGGCTATCCAGTATTTATTACCTTTCTAATGTATTGTTTCTTTTTGTTGCAGGAATGGTTCTTGATCGTTTCTCGATTAAAAATACTTTATTAATTGCGATGTTTTTGTGTGTGGCAAGTACATTTCTGCTCGCTTATTCCCATTCTTTTTATACTGCGTTATTTTGTCGTTTTATTACAGGCATCGGTAGTGCATTCTGTTTTTTAGGTCCTGTTCGTTTAGCATCTCATTGGTTTCCACCACGACGTATGGCTTTAGTAACCGGAGCTATAGTGACTATGGCAATGGCCGGCGGCATGTTGGCACAATATCCTTTGACTAAGTTAGTTCTTGTGGTGGGATGGCGCCAAGCAGTACAAGATGTTGGCATACTTGGTTTTGCTATGCTTATTGTGATGTTTTTTTGGATAAAAGAAAGACCTCAAGTTGCGATAAAACAAAAAGCAAAACCCATTGATGTCAGGTCTGCGGCCAAAAAGGCATATCTTAATACCCAGTATTTACGGGCTGCATTTTATGCCAGTTTAATGAATATGGCGATTGCTGTTTT includes these proteins:
- a CDS encoding MFS transporter — its product is MHMVDEFQEYNEVNKSSLLPWMVCFAATLFFFYEFIQGNMFASIAANIMQDYRIQADKMAWLSSIYYLSNVLFLFVAGMVLDRFSIKNTLLIAMFLCVASTFLLAYSHSFYTALFCRFITGIGSAFCFLGPVRLASHWFPPRRMALVTGAIVTMAMAGGMLAQYPLTKLVLVVGWRQAVQDVGILGFAMLIVMFFWIKERPQVAIKQKAKPIDVRSAAKKAYLNTQYLRAAFYASLMNMAIAVFGAMMGTLYLEQRLDISPAQASIINGMLFLGAIIGSPLVGWISDKIGLRIIPMKVGVITSLLTLLAALYLPVSYSTMAFLFFLLGFFTSAQVISYALVAESSSPAMTATAVSVISILTQGGYIIYQNLFSYLLTNHSGMQIINGTPIYSLSAYQYAAIILPVGLFIAFLMLLGLKETRCQQFED